One window of the Thermasporomyces composti genome contains the following:
- a CDS encoding deoxyribonuclease IV gives MTSVPLGAHVDQEDPIEEARRRSADVAQFFLGDPQGWKGPVIAYPGGADALAAAAAQAGVGLYVHAPYVINVATTNNRIRIPSRKLLQQTLDAAAAINARGVVVHGGHVLKNDDPQAGFDNWRKCVERLEIRCPLLIENTAGGDNAMARRLERIARLWEAVSAADTDGMVGFCLDTCHFHAGGEELATVVDRVKSITGRIDLVHANDSQDAAGSGRDRHANLGSGQIAPEDLVAVVRAAGAPAIVETPGGAEGQAADIAWLRERLDAA, from the coding sequence ATGACCAGCGTGCCCCTCGGCGCTCACGTCGACCAGGAGGACCCCATCGAGGAGGCGCGGCGCCGCTCCGCCGACGTCGCGCAGTTCTTTCTCGGCGACCCTCAGGGCTGGAAGGGTCCGGTGATCGCCTACCCCGGCGGAGCGGACGCCTTGGCAGCGGCCGCCGCGCAGGCCGGTGTCGGGCTGTACGTCCACGCGCCGTACGTGATCAACGTCGCGACGACCAACAACCGGATCCGCATCCCGTCCCGCAAGCTGCTCCAGCAGACCCTCGACGCCGCCGCCGCGATCAACGCCCGCGGCGTGGTCGTGCACGGCGGCCACGTGCTGAAGAACGACGACCCGCAGGCCGGCTTCGACAACTGGCGCAAATGCGTCGAACGGCTCGAGATCCGCTGTCCCCTCTTGATCGAGAACACCGCCGGCGGCGACAACGCCATGGCTCGTCGCCTGGAACGGATCGCCAGGCTGTGGGAAGCCGTCAGCGCGGCGGACACCGACGGCATGGTCGGCTTCTGCCTCGACACCTGTCACTTCCACGCCGGTGGAGAGGAGCTCGCCACCGTCGTCGACCGGGTGAAGAGCATCACCGGACGGATCGACCTCGTGCACGCCAACGACTCGCAGGACGCCGCCGGCTCGGGGCGCGACCGGCACGCCAACCTCGGGTCCGGCCAGATCGCACCGGAGGACCTCGTCGCGGTCGTCCGGGCCGCCGGCGCACCGGCGATCGTGGAGACCCCCGGCGGTGCCGAGGGACAAGCCGCCGACATCGCCTGGCTTCGCGAGCGGCTCGACGCTGCGTGA
- the rpsF gene encoding 30S ribosomal protein S6, whose protein sequence is MRRYEIMLILDPDLEERTVAPSLEQYLSLVRQGGGTVEKVDVWGRRRLAYEIKKKSEGIYAVIDLSCEPSVVQELDRQLSLNESVLRTKVIRPDAR, encoded by the coding sequence ATGCGTCGCTACGAGATCATGCTGATCCTCGACCCCGACCTCGAGGAGCGCACCGTCGCGCCGTCGCTCGAGCAGTACCTCTCCCTCGTCCGCCAGGGTGGCGGCACGGTGGAGAAGGTCGACGTGTGGGGTCGCCGCCGGTTGGCGTACGAGATCAAGAAGAAGTCCGAGGGCATCTACGCGGTGATCGACCTGTCGTGCGAGCCGTCGGTCGTCCAGGAGCTCGATCGTCAGCTGTCCCTGAACGAGTCGGTGCTGCGGACTAAGGTCATTCGACCAGACGCCCGCTGA